Proteins encoded by one window of Cydia fagiglandana chromosome Z, ilCydFagi1.1, whole genome shotgun sequence:
- the LOC134678122 gene encoding neurofilament medium polypeptide-like produces MARPFRIALDYALHVCESAKPCISQAWQYAKVEMVPPMTQAFFQGKGGKIIETFAAAVGNGMISSLRAFVTAIDAAAAQRKKALERALKEKQEKAVAEAKLAAEKKAKALAAAKAKQAEAAKAQAVKAKPAEEKGRPKSAEPAKPDSKTAPAAKAAPKPDPKKPDPKKSEVKKPEAKKPEAKKSEAKKPEAKKPAAKKPEAKKPDPPKGKKCMSAHAKSIVGSFRSRMQIVYELAEVYKGEALKNRKLSQLMELIKEKTERAAKSELAAKLRVAKGYYTLEMAPPSSVGELKKLNEEISMVREFVSSKGYKGLTVKQAWLLFLVGIEVGLWFFLGETIGKAHIVGYKVCP; encoded by the exons ATGGCCAGACCATTTCGAATCGCCCTCGATTACGCCCTAC ATGTATGCGAATCTGCAAAACCATGTATCTCCCAAGCATGGCAATACGCCAAAGTAGAAATGGTACCACCAATGACACAAGCTTTTTTTCAAGGAAAGGGCGGAAAAATTATTGAAACATTTGCAGCTGCTGTCGGTAATGGTATGATTTCGTCTCTGCGAGCGTTTGTAACCGCTATTGACGCTGCTGCTGCTCAAAGGAAAAAAGCATTAGAAAGGGCACTTAAGGAGAAGCAAGAAAAAGCTGTGGCTGAAGCTAAACTAGCGGCAGAAAAAAAGGCCAAAGCTTTAGCTGCTGCAAAAGCAAAACAAGCTGAAGCAGCAAAAGCTCAAGCAGTAAAAGCAAAACCTGCTGAAGAGAAGGGCAGGCCTAAATCAGCTGAGCCTGCAAAACCTGATTCTAAAACAGCACCCGCAGCTAAAGCTGCTCCAAAACCAGATCCAAAAAAACCCGACCCCAAAAAATCTGAGGTTAAAAAACCTGAGGCTAAAAAGCCTGAGGCCAAAAAATCAGAGGCCAAAAAACCTGAAGCTAAAAAACCCGCGGCTAAAAAGCCTGAGGCTAAGAAGCCAGATCCACCAAAAGGAAAGAAGT GTATGTCTGCACACGCGAAATCAATAGTCGGATCATTTC GAAGCCGCATGCAAATCGTTTATGAACTAGCAGAAGTATACAAGGGTGAAGCTTTAAAAAACAGAAAATTAAGCCAACTTATGGAGCTTATTAAAG AGAAGACTGAGCGCGCGGCGAAGTCAGAGTTGGCAGCAAAGCTGCGGGTTGCTAAAGGATATTACACGTTGGAAATGGCGCCCCCATCATCTGTAGGTGAACTGAAG AAACTCAATGAGGAGATCAGTATGGTTAGAGAGTTTGTAAGTTCTAAAGGATACAAAGGCCTCACTGTGAAGCAAGCTTGGCTTTTGTTCCTCGTCGGAATCGAAGTTGGATTGTGGTTCTTCTTGGGCGAAACTATTGGCAAGGCCCACATCGTTGGTTATAAAGTGTGCCCTTaa
- the LOC134678964 gene encoding carbohydrate sulfotransferase 4-like, with protein MLRRVNFYSICFAFGLSVLLILAGSRYTDNTNNRPYPESRRNIRNFLRIEDGEELFPQPIPTNPYDGSPNIDKILERARGKIKLELSNYNFTHSGAKKLEDLLLESGGKPLRSLIISTWRSGTTFLGDILNAVPGNFYHYEPFLSYEIIQIRGPPQADKALSTIKGMLNCDFKNMEDYFTYGKSHLHQFSHNTRLWDHCKYKKELCSDAEFTSRFCRLFPFQSMKIVRLRLRLVRDILEDHELNVKVVLLIRDPRGVMQSRQHRGFCLPAPDCWQPELLCADMISDYVAAGRLQQQYPNRLMVLRYEELALEPTTTTLRLFKFLGLSLTPDVDEFLHSHTNIEVAGVSSTFRVSREVPFRWKNALEFDYVEEIQMACKEAMELWGYRMAYNESHMASKEFYPLERYSITQ; from the exons ATGCTGCGGAGAGTTAACTTTTATTCGATATGTTTCGCATTCGGCCTCAGTGTATTGTTAATTCTTGCTGGAAGTCGATATACAGATAACACGAATAACCGTCCATACCCAGAAAGTCGCAGGAATATAAGGAACTTCCTGAGGATTGAGGATGGAGAAGAACTATTTCCGCAGCCCATTCCGACGAACCCTTACGACGGGTCACCGAACATTGACAAAATATTGGAGAGGGCTAGAGGAAAGATTAAACTTGAGTTATCAAATTACAATTTCACACATTCAGGGGCAAAAAAATTGGAGGACTTGCTTTTGGAATCGGGGGGTAAGCCTCTGAGGAGTCTTATTATATCGACATGGAGGTCTGGCACAACGTTTTTGGGTGATATTTTGAATGCAGTGCCTGGAAATTTTTACCACTATGAGCCATTTTTGAGCTACGAGATAATTCAGATCAGAGGCCCACCCCAGGCCGACAAAGCATTAAGCACTATCAAGGGCATGCTCAACTGTGACTTTAAAAACATGGAAGATTATTTTACATACGGGAAGAGTCACTTGCACCAGTTTAGCCACAACACAAGATTATGGGACCACTGTAAATATAAGAAAGAACTGTGTTCTGATGCTGAATTCACTTCTAGGTTTTGTAGATTGTTCCCTTTCCAAAGTATGAAGATTGTGCGGCTGCGGCTACGATTGGTGCGAGACATTCTGGAAGACCATGA GCTTAATGTAAAAGTGGTGCTGTTGATCCGCGACCCACGTGGGGTCATGCAGTCACGGCAGCACCGTGGCTTCTGCCTACCAGCTCCGGACTGCTGGCAGCCTGAATTGCTCTGCGCTGATATGATAAGCGACTATGTAGCTGCCGGGAGGCTGCAGCAGCAATACCCAAACAGGCTCAT GGTACTTCGCTACGAAGAGTTGGCCCTGGAGCCCACTACCACGACGCTCCGACTGTTCAAGTTCCTAGGGCTCAGCCTGACGCCCGACGTCGACGAGTTCCTACACTCGCACACCAATATCGAGGTGGCCGGCGTCAGCTCCACTTTCCGAGTGTCCCGTGAAGTTCCGTTCCGGTGGAAGAATGCTCTGGAGTTTGACTACGTTGAGGAGATCCAG ATGGCATGCAAGGAGGCTATGGAGCTGTGGGGGTACCGCATGGCGTACAACGAGTCCCACATGGCTAGCAAAGAGTTTTACCCCTTAGAAAGATACTCAATCACACAATGA